In Nocardia sputorum, a single genomic region encodes these proteins:
- the nirB gene encoding nitrite reductase large subunit NirB has protein sequence MNPTVARKTAVVVGHGMVGHRFVEALRSRDTEGRWQVIILSEEQLPAYDRVGLSSYVGAWDASALALPGNEYTGDELVELRLGQSAESIDRAARKVTTSSGDILAYDALVLATGSYPFVPPVPGHDRPECFVYRTIDDLDGIRAAAEAAGPGAVGVVVGGGLLGLEAANALRLLGLTPHVVEYNTRLMPAQVDEGGGAILERLVTDLGLHVHTGVGTSAIEAAGQGVKVTLSDETVIDAGLVVFSAGVRPRDQIARDAGLEVGPRGGIITDLGLQTSDPNIWAIGECAAVEGVCYGLVAPGYSTAEIVADRLLGGAGEFPGADMSTKLKLLGVDVASFGDAHGVTDGALSVVLHDAAKGTYAKLVVSDDAKTLLGGILVGDATAYSALRPLVGRPLPAEPAALISPAGAELGADALPDDAQICSCNNVSKGAICGAIADGACDVPAIKSCTSAGTSCGGCVPMLKKLLEQSGVEMSKALCEHFEQSRAELFQIVQVTGIRTFSGLLAKYGKGAGCDICKPTVASILASTSSDHILDGEQAALQDTNDHFLANLQKNGTYSVVPRMPGGEVTAEQLITIGEVAKEFGLYVKVTGGQRIDLFGARVEQLPLIWKRLVDAGMESGHAYGKSLRTVKSCVGSTWCRYGQQDSVGMAVLLEKRYRGLRSPHKLKLAVSGCARECAEARGKDVGVIATENGWNLYVGGNGGLTPKHAVLLAGELDDETLIKYIDRYLMFYIRTADRLQRTAPWQEALEGGMDYLKQVICEDSLGIAEDLEAAMAQHVAGYRDEWAAVLEDEEKLSRFVSFVNAPEEADPTISFDETGERKVPVLLGLPEVPVATQGK, from the coding sequence ATGAACCCCACAGTCGCTCGCAAGACCGCGGTGGTCGTCGGCCACGGAATGGTCGGGCACCGGTTCGTCGAGGCGCTGCGCTCGCGCGACACCGAAGGCCGGTGGCAGGTGATCATCCTCAGCGAGGAGCAGCTGCCCGCCTACGACCGCGTCGGCCTCTCGTCCTACGTCGGCGCCTGGGACGCGAGCGCGCTCGCGCTGCCCGGCAACGAATACACCGGTGACGAACTGGTGGAGCTGCGGCTGGGCCAGAGCGCCGAGTCCATCGACCGGGCGGCGCGCAAGGTGACCACCTCCTCCGGCGACATCCTCGCCTACGACGCGCTGGTGCTGGCCACCGGTTCCTACCCGTTCGTGCCGCCGGTGCCCGGCCACGACCGGCCGGAGTGCTTCGTCTACCGCACCATCGACGACCTCGACGGCATCCGCGCCGCCGCCGAAGCCGCCGGCCCCGGCGCGGTGGGCGTGGTGGTCGGCGGCGGTCTGCTCGGCCTGGAGGCCGCGAACGCGCTGCGCCTGCTCGGGCTGACCCCGCACGTGGTGGAGTACAACACCCGGCTGATGCCCGCCCAGGTCGACGAGGGCGGCGGCGCGATCCTGGAACGCCTGGTCACCGACCTCGGCCTGCACGTGCACACCGGCGTGGGCACCTCCGCGATCGAGGCCGCAGGCCAGGGCGTGAAGGTCACGCTCTCCGACGAGACCGTGATCGATGCAGGGCTGGTCGTGTTCTCCGCCGGTGTCCGCCCGCGCGACCAGATCGCCCGCGACGCGGGACTCGAGGTCGGCCCCCGCGGCGGCATCATCACCGATCTCGGCTTGCAGACCTCCGACCCGAACATCTGGGCCATCGGCGAATGCGCCGCCGTGGAAGGCGTGTGCTACGGCCTGGTCGCCCCGGGCTACAGCACCGCCGAAATCGTCGCCGACCGCCTGTTGGGCGGCGCGGGCGAGTTCCCGGGCGCGGACATGTCGACCAAGCTCAAGCTGCTCGGCGTCGACGTGGCCAGCTTCGGTGACGCGCACGGCGTCACCGACGGCGCGCTGTCGGTCGTGCTGCACGACGCGGCCAAGGGCACCTACGCCAAGCTGGTCGTCTCCGATGACGCGAAGACGCTGCTGGGCGGCATCCTGGTCGGTGACGCCACCGCCTACTCGGCGCTGCGCCCGCTGGTCGGCCGCCCGCTGCCCGCCGAACCGGCCGCGCTGATCTCGCCCGCGGGCGCCGAACTGGGCGCCGACGCGCTGCCGGACGACGCGCAGATCTGCTCTTGCAACAACGTGTCGAAGGGCGCGATCTGCGGCGCGATCGCCGACGGCGCCTGCGACGTCCCGGCGATCAAGAGCTGCACCAGCGCCGGAACCTCCTGCGGCGGTTGCGTTCCCATGCTCAAGAAGCTGCTCGAGCAGTCCGGCGTGGAGATGTCCAAGGCGCTGTGCGAGCACTTCGAGCAGTCGCGCGCCGAGCTGTTCCAGATCGTGCAGGTCACGGGCATTCGCACCTTCTCCGGGCTGCTCGCCAAGTACGGCAAGGGCGCGGGCTGCGACATCTGCAAGCCGACCGTGGCGTCCATCCTCGCCTCCACCTCGAGCGACCACATCCTCGACGGTGAGCAGGCCGCGCTGCAGGACACCAACGACCACTTCCTGGCCAACCTGCAGAAGAACGGCACCTACTCGGTGGTGCCCCGGATGCCCGGCGGCGAGGTGACCGCCGAGCAGCTGATCACCATCGGTGAGGTGGCCAAGGAATTCGGCCTGTACGTGAAGGTCACCGGCGGCCAGCGCATCGATCTGTTCGGCGCGCGCGTCGAGCAGCTGCCGCTGATCTGGAAGCGGCTGGTCGACGCGGGCATGGAATCCGGTCACGCGTACGGCAAGTCACTGCGCACCGTGAAGAGCTGCGTCGGTTCCACCTGGTGCCGCTACGGCCAGCAGGACTCGGTCGGCATGGCCGTGCTGCTGGAGAAGCGCTACCGCGGCCTGCGCTCGCCGCACAAGCTGAAGCTGGCGGTGTCCGGTTGCGCCCGCGAATGCGCCGAGGCGCGCGGCAAGGACGTCGGCGTGATCGCCACCGAGAACGGCTGGAACCTCTACGTCGGCGGCAACGGCGGTCTCACCCCGAAGCACGCGGTGCTGCTGGCCGGTGAACTCGACGACGAGACGCTGATCAAGTACATCGACCGGTACCTGATGTTCTACATCCGCACCGCCGACCGTTTGCAGCGCACCGCTCCCTGGCAGGAGGCGCTGGAAGGCGGCATGGATTACCTCAAGCAGGTGATCTGCGAGGACAGCCTCGGCATCGCCGAGGATTTGGAAGCGGCGATGGCCCAGCACGTCGCCGGCTACCGCGACGAATGGGCCGCGGTGCTGGAGGACGAAGAGAAGCTTTCTCGCTTCGTGTCGTTCGTCAACGCCCCGGAGGAAGCCGATCCGACGATTTCCTTCGACGAAACCGGGGAGCGGAAGGTTCCCGTCCTGCTCGGACTGCCGGAAGTCCCGGTCGCCACGCAGGGGAAATGA
- a CDS encoding uroporphyrinogen-III synthase, which produces MTTVDAGASLAGFTVGITAARRAEEFATLLERRGATIVSAPAIRIIPLADDNELERVTRQLVADPPQITVATTGIGFRGWMEAAEGWGLAEELRATLGTTRMLARGPKAKGAIRAAELREEWSPASESSAEVLDHLLAEGVEGVRIAVQLHGATTEWEPVPDFCEVLRCAGADVVPVPVYRWVPPDDQGPMDHLIEAVVTSGIDCVTFTSAPAVASMLMRAKETGLLEGLLYALRGRVLPACVGPITAAPLEELGVPTSMPGRARLGALARHVAEELPRRANRIHAAGHIISVRGACVVVDGQVRQLAPAPMALMRSLARQPGRVVSREDLLAALPGGGDDTHAVETAIARLRAGLGTPKAIQTVVKRGYRLALDPAECTDNNPRPTATGGPQVPGVGIPTRAPRYIQAAGSW; this is translated from the coding sequence ATGACAACAGTTGACGCGGGCGCGAGCCTGGCCGGATTCACGGTGGGCATCACGGCGGCCCGGCGGGCGGAGGAATTCGCCACCCTGCTGGAACGCCGTGGCGCGACCATCGTTTCGGCGCCGGCCATCCGGATCATCCCGCTGGCCGACGACAACGAGCTGGAGCGGGTGACCCGGCAGCTGGTCGCCGATCCGCCGCAGATCACCGTAGCCACCACGGGAATCGGCTTCCGCGGGTGGATGGAGGCGGCCGAGGGCTGGGGCCTCGCCGAGGAACTGCGCGCGACGCTGGGCACCACCCGCATGCTCGCCCGCGGCCCGAAGGCCAAGGGCGCCATCCGCGCCGCGGAGTTGCGCGAGGAATGGTCGCCCGCCTCCGAGTCCTCCGCCGAAGTGCTCGATCACCTGCTCGCCGAGGGTGTGGAGGGCGTCCGGATCGCCGTGCAGCTGCACGGGGCCACCACCGAGTGGGAGCCGGTGCCCGACTTCTGCGAGGTACTGCGCTGCGCGGGCGCGGATGTCGTGCCGGTGCCGGTGTACCGCTGGGTGCCGCCGGACGACCAGGGGCCGATGGATCACCTCATCGAGGCCGTCGTCACCTCCGGGATCGACTGCGTCACCTTCACCAGCGCTCCCGCCGTGGCGTCGATGTTGATGCGCGCCAAGGAAACCGGACTGCTGGAAGGGTTGCTGTACGCGCTGCGTGGCCGGGTGCTGCCCGCTTGCGTCGGCCCGATCACGGCCGCGCCGCTGGAGGAACTCGGGGTGCCCACCTCGATGCCGGGCCGGGCCCGGCTCGGCGCGCTGGCCCGCCACGTCGCCGAGGAACTGCCGCGACGGGCCAACCGGATCCACGCCGCGGGTCACATCATCAGCGTGCGCGGAGCGTGCGTGGTGGTCGACGGTCAGGTGCGTCAACTGGCGCCCGCGCCGATGGCCCTGATGCGCTCGCTGGCCCGCCAGCCCGGCCGGGTCGTCTCGCGCGAGGACCTGCTCGCCGCGCTGCCCGGCGGCGGGGACGACACGCACGCGGTGGAGACCGCCATCGCCCGGCTGCGCGCCGGACTCGGCACGCCGAAAGCGATTCAGACGGTGGTCAAACGCGGCTACCGGCTCGCGCTGGACCCGGCGGAATGTACCGACAACAATCCACGGCCCACCGCGACAGGAGGACCGCAGGTGCCCGGCGTCGGAATCCCGACCCGGGCACCTCGGTACATCCAGGCTGCGGGGAGCTGGTGA
- the nirD gene encoding nitrite reductase small subunit NirD: MTVIDTPGIAAATTTGWTQACRLDYLIPGRGVAVLLKGGRQAALFLLENGMLYAVGNIDPIGRAAVMSRGIVGDRGGVPVVASPLLKQAFSLVDGRCLDDESAMLPVYAVRVDDGIVSISNEPVTSALASSDG, encoded by the coding sequence ATGACCGTGATCGATACCCCCGGCATCGCCGCAGCAACCACCACGGGGTGGACGCAGGCTTGCCGTCTCGACTACTTGATTCCCGGCCGCGGCGTTGCGGTGTTGCTGAAAGGCGGCCGCCAAGCGGCCCTGTTCCTGCTGGAGAACGGCATGTTGTACGCCGTCGGCAATATCGATCCGATCGGCCGGGCGGCAGTCATGTCGCGCGGGATCGTCGGCGATCGCGGCGGGGTGCCGGTCGTGGCCTCGCCGCTGCTGAAGCAGGCCTTCTCCCTGGTCGACGGGCGTTGCCTGGACGACGAATCGGCGATGCTGCCGGTGTACGCGGTGCGCGTGGACGACGGCATCGTCTCGATTTCCAACGAGCCGGTGACGTCCGCGCTCGCGTCCTCGGATGGATGA
- a CDS encoding nitrate/nitrite transporter, translating to MSTLTRNRLEALGRTKIRRQQIEHWDAEDVAAWEAGGKDIARRNLIWSVFAEHVGFSVWSIWSVMVLFMPTDKFGIDPAGKFFLVAMPTLVGAFLRIPYTVATARFGGRNWTVFSAVMLLIPTLLTLYFVNQPGTSYTTFLVVAAFAGFGGGNFASSMTNINAFYPQRLKGWALGLNAGGGNIGVPVIQLIGLLVIATLGNGYASLICAVYLVFIAIAGLGAALFMDNLPNQKADLSYMLTALKVPQSWAIAFLYIGTFGSFIGYSFAFGQILQISFRAGGDTVAQATLHAAQIAFIGPLLGSLARPYGGKWADRIGGSRVTLYVFGAMMAAALLVTVASTMADNNNGVAGGGVMTALVIGFIALFVLSGIGNGSVTKIIPSVFEAKSRSLDATPAERSAWSQNTSGALIGFVGAIGALGGVGINLVLRSSYASTKSATTAFWVFMAFYVVCALVVWAVFLRRPGLRGVPADSDVVTEAESFVLEAEAGQSQSPSAGSARA from the coding sequence TTGAGCACGCTGACGCGTAACCGTCTGGAAGCGCTGGGACGGACGAAGATCCGCAGGCAGCAGATCGAGCACTGGGATGCCGAGGACGTCGCCGCCTGGGAAGCCGGCGGCAAGGACATCGCCCGGCGCAACCTGATCTGGTCGGTCTTCGCCGAGCACGTCGGTTTTTCCGTCTGGTCGATCTGGTCGGTGATGGTGCTGTTCATGCCGACCGACAAGTTCGGCATCGACCCGGCGGGCAAGTTCTTCCTGGTCGCCATGCCGACCCTGGTGGGCGCGTTCCTTCGGATTCCCTACACCGTGGCGACCGCGCGCTTCGGCGGACGCAACTGGACCGTCTTCAGCGCGGTGATGCTGCTGATCCCGACGCTGCTCACGCTGTACTTCGTCAACCAGCCCGGCACCTCGTACACGACGTTCCTCGTGGTCGCGGCGTTCGCGGGCTTCGGCGGCGGCAACTTCGCCTCCTCGATGACCAACATCAACGCGTTCTACCCGCAGCGGCTCAAGGGCTGGGCGCTCGGCCTGAACGCGGGCGGCGGCAACATCGGCGTTCCGGTGATCCAGCTGATCGGCCTGCTGGTCATCGCGACCCTCGGCAACGGCTACGCCTCGCTGATCTGCGCGGTCTACCTGGTGTTCATCGCGATCGCGGGGCTCGGCGCCGCGCTGTTCATGGACAACCTGCCCAACCAGAAGGCCGACCTGTCCTACATGCTCACGGCGCTGAAGGTGCCGCAGTCCTGGGCGATCGCGTTCCTCTACATCGGCACCTTCGGCTCGTTCATCGGCTACAGCTTCGCCTTCGGCCAGATCCTGCAGATCAGCTTCCGCGCGGGCGGCGACACCGTCGCGCAGGCCACGCTGCACGCCGCGCAGATCGCGTTCATCGGTCCGCTGCTCGGCTCGCTGGCCCGGCCCTATGGCGGCAAGTGGGCCGACCGCATCGGCGGCAGCCGCGTCACCCTCTATGTGTTCGGCGCGATGATGGCGGCGGCCCTGCTGGTCACCGTGGCGAGCACGATGGCCGACAACAACAACGGCGTGGCAGGCGGCGGCGTGATGACCGCTCTGGTCATCGGCTTCATCGCACTGTTCGTGCTCTCCGGCATCGGCAACGGGTCGGTCACCAAGATCATCCCGTCGGTGTTCGAGGCGAAGTCCAGGAGCCTGGACGCCACGCCCGCCGAACGGTCGGCCTGGTCGCAGAACACCTCCGGCGCGCTGATCGGTTTCGTCGGCGCCATCGGCGCCCTCGGCGGCGTGGGCATCAACTTGGTGCTGCGCTCCTCCTACGCGTCCACCAAGTCGGCCACCACCGCGTTCTGGGTGTTCATGGCCTTCTACGTGGTCTGCGCCCTGGTGGTCTGGGCGGTGTTCCTGCGCCGTCCCGGCCTGCGGGGCGTGCCCGCCGACTCCGATGTCGTGACCGAAGCCGAGAGCTTCGTCCTCGAAGCCGAGGCCGGTCAGTCCCAGTCCCCGTCCGCCGGCTCGGCCCGCGCCTGA
- a CDS encoding TIR domain-containing protein, which translates to MVPRRRTTRADTGYGAFLSYSGDRDRAVLPLVQNAIEKLPRPWYRFPRMRVFLDYSGVSIGPELRDKIVAGLSRSKWLVVVASPEAAGSMWVDREIEWWLAHRSPETILLVLSAGSLVWDEDARDWDRARSTALPPRLFGVFAAEPVYKTIKWREDADGVPRPDIDAIAVGIAAVIRGVSEADVKSEGYQQTRRNLRWAKTAIGALVLLLVVALVAAVVARVQSNRAEEQARIATARLMASVADTRMATDVRAALLLAVAAYRLDPSPAHHAALLRANLASPSVARYGAAPAEVTVLQSSADGRTVVAGLADGQVVTWAPGDPATTSVARLPGTVLSVAVAADGRTVLATDGASITLWGRDSGRPDIGVPAASKVEVVAISASGRFGAVDRTDTNAREGTAGAVDIIDTASGKVIASLPTERTMTSMVFIDDATLRLLDTYGRVRQISLRDGAAVDLSPLDTGYACGTGQAVGELSADGSSFTCAVLPGIPVPVLRPRPASDAARPEPGYVGVVLPSRSAPAVLSRSARTAAVPSADAGFYVAPVTGEMTPQEPPPLITGAAVDFDRKLLRFLGTSETQLVSASGRLITLWDLAQRDRLAKSIPVPIVKGCNDCPPSLSLSPDGRTAAVAGQHKDPGSSALNSDVVIIQQLRPDSSRQFSIPGLSASLAWRADSGMLVLAANPVSGYDRRVSAHRPSVQTPFEVAVLSSPPPTHTVRAAGVSTSGTAVSVDDRGRVYMHDLATGGIDTEFIPLGGAVETHQLPDARIDAAGEFLVMRDADDISVYDLSRGEITHDIDGKDVQAIEFAGRHLLLQRKDSIEIWDRTGSTRERTIPFRGVGVAHPQIAAAADVTVVVAKGETGRLTLFAADGTNLGELEPDAVWHVESAVAVSADGRYLVTVNPGPAFSGGADGTLIERDISPDGLIRTACEQTGTDLTDSEWNALMGVARPAQARCP; encoded by the coding sequence GTGGTGCCGAGGCGTCGGACCACCCGTGCGGACACCGGGTACGGCGCGTTCCTGTCCTACAGCGGCGACCGGGACCGGGCGGTGCTTCCGCTGGTCCAGAACGCGATCGAGAAGCTGCCACGGCCGTGGTACCGCTTCCCGCGCATGCGCGTCTTCCTCGACTACAGCGGTGTCTCGATCGGTCCGGAACTCCGGGACAAGATCGTCGCGGGCCTGTCGCGTTCGAAGTGGCTCGTCGTGGTGGCTTCGCCCGAGGCTGCCGGGTCCATGTGGGTCGACCGCGAAATCGAGTGGTGGCTGGCGCATCGGTCTCCCGAGACGATACTGCTGGTTCTCAGTGCCGGGTCCCTGGTTTGGGACGAGGATGCCAGGGATTGGGACCGCGCGCGCTCCACCGCGCTGCCGCCTCGCCTGTTCGGGGTTTTCGCGGCCGAACCCGTATACAAAACGATCAAATGGCGTGAGGACGCGGATGGCGTCCCTCGTCCGGACATCGACGCCATCGCGGTCGGAATCGCCGCGGTGATTCGCGGTGTCTCCGAGGCGGACGTCAAATCCGAGGGTTATCAGCAGACCAGGCGGAACTTGCGCTGGGCGAAAACCGCGATCGGCGCATTGGTCCTCTTGCTCGTCGTGGCGCTGGTGGCGGCGGTCGTGGCCCGGGTGCAGAGCAATCGCGCCGAGGAGCAGGCCAGAATCGCCACGGCGCGGCTCATGGCTTCCGTCGCCGACACCAGGATGGCCACGGATGTCCGCGCCGCGCTGTTGCTGGCCGTCGCGGCGTATCGTCTCGACCCGAGTCCTGCTCACCATGCGGCCCTGCTGCGCGCGAATCTGGCCAGTCCGAGTGTTGCCCGTTACGGTGCCGCACCGGCGGAGGTCACCGTCTTGCAGAGCAGCGCCGACGGAAGGACGGTGGTGGCCGGACTCGCCGACGGGCAAGTCGTGACCTGGGCGCCTGGTGATCCGGCGACGACTTCGGTCGCGCGTCTGCCCGGCACGGTCCTCTCGGTCGCCGTCGCCGCGGACGGCCGGACGGTTCTCGCCACGGACGGCGCCTCGATCACACTGTGGGGCAGGGATTCCGGTCGGCCGGATATCGGCGTGCCCGCTGCGAGCAAAGTCGAGGTCGTCGCCATATCCGCGTCCGGCAGATTCGGCGCGGTGGATCGCACGGATACCAATGCGAGAGAAGGCACCGCAGGGGCGGTCGACATCATCGACACCGCCTCGGGGAAGGTCATCGCATCGCTTCCGACCGAGCGGACGATGACCAGCATGGTGTTCATCGATGACGCGACCTTGCGTCTTCTCGACACCTACGGCAGGGTGCGACAGATCTCGCTTCGAGACGGTGCCGCCGTTGACCTCTCACCTCTCGATACCGGCTACGCCTGCGGCACCGGCCAAGCCGTCGGAGAATTGTCGGCCGACGGGTCGTCGTTCACATGCGCGGTTCTGCCCGGAATTCCGGTGCCGGTTCTCCGGCCGCGTCCGGCGTCGGACGCCGCCCGTCCGGAGCCCGGATATGTAGGTGTCGTCCTGCCCAGCCGGTCGGCTCCAGCCGTGCTCAGCCGCTCGGCGCGCACGGCGGCGGTTCCCAGCGCGGACGCCGGGTTCTACGTAGCGCCCGTGACCGGCGAGATGACACCCCAGGAGCCGCCACCACTGATCACCGGTGCCGCTGTCGACTTCGACCGGAAGCTACTGCGCTTTCTAGGGACCTCTGAAACACAACTGGTCTCGGCGTCCGGGCGACTGATCACCCTGTGGGATCTCGCGCAGCGCGACCGGCTGGCGAAATCCATCCCGGTGCCGATCGTCAAGGGATGCAATGATTGTCCGCCCAGCTTGTCACTGTCCCCGGACGGGCGTACCGCGGCGGTCGCAGGCCAGCACAAGGACCCGGGAAGTTCGGCGCTGAACAGCGACGTCGTGATCATCCAGCAGCTCCGGCCGGACTCGTCCCGTCAATTCTCCATACCAGGCTTGTCCGCAAGCCTCGCGTGGCGCGCGGACAGCGGCATGTTGGTGCTCGCCGCGAATCCGGTCTCCGGCTACGACCGTCGCGTATCCGCCCACCGGCCATCGGTGCAAACGCCCTTCGAGGTGGCGGTGCTGTCGTCTCCGCCACCCACTCACACCGTCAGGGCGGCTGGCGTGTCCACTTCGGGAACCGCTGTGTCTGTGGACGACAGGGGAAGGGTGTACATGCACGACTTGGCCACCGGTGGTATTGATACGGAATTCATCCCCCTGGGCGGTGCGGTCGAGACCCACCAACTCCCCGATGCCCGGATCGATGCGGCCGGAGAATTCCTGGTCATGCGCGATGCCGACGACATATCGGTCTATGACTTGTCGCGAGGGGAGATCACGCACGATATCGACGGCAAAGACGTGCAGGCAATCGAGTTCGCGGGGCGGCATCTGCTGCTCCAGCGGAAGGACAGCATCGAGATATGGGATCGGACCGGCTCGACTCGTGAGCGGACGATCCCCTTCCGTGGCGTTGGAGTCGCGCACCCGCAAATCGCCGCCGCCGCGGACGTGACCGTGGTCGTCGCGAAAGGCGAGACAGGCCGATTGACCCTCTTCGCCGCCGACGGCACGAATCTCGGAGAGCTGGAACCGGATGCCGTCTGGCACGTCGAATCTGCGGTCGCCGTATCCGCTGACGGACGGTACCTTGTGACGGTGAATCCCGGTCCCGCATTCTCCGGCGGCGCGGATGGAACGTTGATCGAACGCGACATTTCACCGGACGGCCTGATTCGGACCGCCTGCGAGCAAACCGGTACCGACCTCACCGACTCCGAATGGAACGCCCTGATGGGAGTTGCGCGCCCCGCACAAGCCCGCTGTCCGTAG
- a CDS encoding sirohydrochlorin chelatase, which produces MNAPALVLVAHGTRSTKGVQMIAALAEAVTKELGAGISGPGTETGETPRVRTAFVDVLGPSPSEVLRDLVAPTGEAVPAVVVPAFLASGYHVHQDVPREVAESDHPAVTVTPAMGPDPALARIMAMRLRAAGWSPGDAVVFAAAGSSDARARQDVRRAAALLAERLGSGVRIGYVATGAPRVPDVVADLRASGASRVFVASYLLAHGLFQQRLHESGADGVAEPIGVHPAVVRLIADRYRVAAGELVRARAR; this is translated from the coding sequence GTGAACGCGCCAGCCCTGGTCCTGGTGGCGCACGGGACCCGTAGCACCAAGGGCGTGCAGATGATCGCCGCGCTCGCCGAGGCCGTGACGAAGGAACTCGGTGCCGGGATTTCGGGGCCCGGCACCGAGACCGGGGAAACCCCTCGAGTGCGTACGGCTTTCGTGGATGTGCTCGGTCCGTCGCCCTCGGAAGTGCTGCGCGATCTGGTGGCTCCCACCGGTGAAGCCGTGCCCGCGGTGGTGGTTCCGGCGTTCCTGGCCTCGGGGTACCACGTCCATCAGGACGTACCCCGAGAGGTCGCCGAGAGCGACCATCCCGCCGTGACGGTCACGCCCGCGATGGGGCCGGATCCGGCGCTGGCCAGGATCATGGCGATGCGTCTGCGCGCGGCGGGCTGGTCCCCGGGCGATGCGGTGGTCTTCGCCGCGGCGGGCTCCTCGGACGCCCGTGCCCGCCAGGACGTCCGGCGCGCGGCCGCGCTGCTGGCCGAACGCCTCGGCAGCGGAGTCCGCATCGGCTACGTCGCCACCGGTGCGCCGCGCGTCCCGGATGTCGTCGCGGACCTGCGCGCGAGCGGGGCGAGCCGAGTCTTCGTGGCCTCGTATCTGCTCGCGCACGGCCTGTTCCAGCAGCGCCTCCACGAGTCGGGCGCCGACGGCGTTGCCGAGCCCATCGGCGTGCACCCGGCGGTGGTCCGGTTGATCGCCGACCGCTACCGGGTCGCGGCAGGGGAGCTGGTGCGAGCGCGGGCTCGCTGA
- a CDS encoding SDR family oxidoreductase, with product MTKILVTGGTGALGRLVVERLREAGDDVRVLSRRPGAGTHVGDLRTGAGLAEAVADADVIVHAATDARRVGGSDLAQTESLLRHARGVRHLLYVSIVGIDRIPFRYYRNKLACEQAVIDSGVPHTVLRATQFHELIAAVLQTVEKWPVAPLPKDFRFQPVAAADVARRIAELAEGEPLGRAPDFGGPEVRTMAQLAQVWQAARQRPRRIVPLPVPGRIGSAFRAGLNTCPDHPDGVQTWSQFVASGPVNPYAAR from the coding sequence ATGACCAAGATTCTCGTCACGGGCGGAACCGGTGCGCTGGGCAGGCTCGTGGTCGAGCGGCTGCGCGAAGCGGGCGACGACGTACGGGTGCTGTCCCGTCGTCCAGGGGCGGGCACGCACGTGGGCGATCTGCGCACGGGCGCGGGTCTGGCGGAGGCCGTGGCGGACGCCGATGTCATCGTGCACGCGGCCACGGATGCCCGCCGGGTGGGCGGCTCGGACCTCGCCCAGACCGAGAGCTTGCTGCGGCACGCGCGAGGCGTCCGGCACCTGCTGTACGTGTCGATCGTCGGGATCGACCGCATCCCGTTCCGGTACTACCGCAACAAGCTGGCCTGCGAACAAGCTGTCATCGACAGCGGTGTGCCGCACACCGTCCTGCGCGCGACCCAATTCCACGAACTGATCGCGGCGGTGCTGCAGACGGTCGAGAAATGGCCGGTCGCGCCGCTGCCGAAGGACTTCCGTTTCCAGCCGGTCGCCGCCGCCGATGTGGCGCGGCGGATCGCCGAGCTGGCCGAGGGCGAGCCGCTCGGCCGAGCTCCCGACTTCGGGGGCCCGGAAGTACGGACGATGGCGCAGCTGGCGCAGGTCTGGCAAGCCGCCAGGCAACGCCCCCGCCGGATCGTCCCGCTGCCGGTGCCCGGCCGGATCGGGAGTGCGTTCCGGGCGGGGCTGAACACGTGCCCGGATCACCCGGACGGCGTGCAGACGTGGTCGCAGTTCGTCGCGTCGGGACCGGTGAATCCCTATGCGGCCCGATAG